A stretch of the Bacillus sp. B-jedd genome encodes the following:
- a CDS encoding fumarylacetoacetate hydrolase family protein translates to MKFITFQKEDGRTGAGWILNEQFAVDMHEASEKKLPETMLGFLRDSSDNLAFARSLSLDRSSQGVYPLEDVRLLAPLPNPLSFRDFYAFERHVKTARKNRGLEMVPEWYEMPVFYFSNHLAIKGPNDVIERPAGCTKLDYELEIACVIGKEGKNINAENAEEYIFGYCILNDWSARDYQQKEMKVGLGPAKGKDFATSVGPWILSADELTGRTAGKGCDLTMRANVNGKVLSEGNFKEIHYSFAEMIERASAGTSLFPGEIIGSGTVGTGCILELGEKVHRWLEPGDLVELEIDSLGVLKNKIASEKG, encoded by the coding sequence ATGAAGTTCATCACTTTTCAAAAAGAGGATGGCAGGACGGGAGCAGGATGGATTTTAAATGAACAATTCGCGGTCGATATGCATGAAGCATCCGAAAAGAAATTACCAGAGACGATGCTTGGTTTTCTCCGCGATTCATCTGACAATCTCGCATTTGCAAGATCACTGAGCCTCGACAGGTCTTCACAGGGCGTTTATCCGCTGGAAGATGTCAGACTGCTTGCCCCTTTGCCGAATCCGCTCAGTTTCAGGGATTTTTACGCATTTGAGCGCCATGTGAAAACGGCGAGAAAAAACAGGGGACTCGAAATGGTTCCGGAATGGTACGAAATGCCTGTCTTCTATTTTTCCAACCACCTTGCCATTAAAGGGCCCAATGACGTGATCGAAAGGCCGGCAGGATGTACGAAACTGGATTACGAACTCGAAATTGCCTGCGTGATTGGCAAGGAAGGAAAAAACATAAATGCAGAAAACGCGGAAGAATATATTTTCGGTTACTGCATTTTAAATGACTGGAGCGCCAGGGACTACCAGCAAAAAGAAATGAAGGTTGGCCTGGGCCCGGCAAAAGGGAAAGATTTTGCAACATCGGTCGGACCTTGGATTTTGTCCGCTGATGAGCTTACGGGGCGGACTGCAGGCAAAGGCTGTGATTTGACCATGCGCGCCAATGTGAACGGCAAGGTGCTTTCAGAAGGGAACTTCAAGGAAATCCATTATTCCTTCGCAGAAATGATTGAACGCGCATCTGCTGGGACATCTCTTTTTCCTGGCGAGATTATAGGTTCCGGAACTGTGGGAACTGGCTGTATCCTTGAACTGGGAGAAAAGGTCCACCGTTGGCTGGAACCAGGCGACCTAGTTGAACTGGAGATAGATTCACTGGGGGTTTTAAAGAATAAGATTGCAAGTGAAAAGGGGTGA
- a CDS encoding homogentisate 1,2-dioxygenase: MFYRQMGEIPRKRHTIFKKSDGSLYREQVMGTKGFSGTQSILYHEHMPTEVAKADKIIPFLPEYEDQGPLRHRHFYTPEIKKTGDALNSREYLMGNSDLLIGTANADTPMESFYRNGDGDEMLYIHYGRGKLVTMFGTLSYRPGDYLVIPIGTIYRLVPEEETKILFIESFSQITTPRRYRNEYGQLLEHSPFCERDLRGPETLETFSEKGEFEVLTKTRGYLHEHILGHHPFDVVGWDGYLYPWAFNIEDFEPITGRIHQPPPVHQTFEGHNFVVCSFVPRLYDYHPEAIPAPYFHSNVNSDEMLYYVEGNFMSRKGIKEGSISLHPSGIPHGPHPGKTEASIGKKETLELAVMIDTFRPLNVFKNAAEIEDNNYMFSWI; the protein is encoded by the coding sequence GTGTTTTACCGGCAAATGGGGGAGATTCCCCGTAAAAGGCATACGATATTCAAAAAGTCGGACGGCTCGCTGTACCGTGAGCAGGTAATGGGAACAAAGGGTTTTTCGGGAACCCAATCAATTCTTTACCACGAACATATGCCGACGGAAGTGGCCAAAGCAGATAAAATCATACCGTTTTTGCCTGAATATGAGGATCAAGGCCCGCTCAGGCACCGGCATTTTTATACACCGGAAATTAAAAAGACCGGTGATGCCTTAAATAGCAGGGAATATTTAATGGGGAACAGTGATTTATTAATTGGAACGGCAAACGCCGATACACCGATGGAAAGCTTCTACCGAAATGGTGACGGCGACGAAATGCTTTATATTCATTACGGCAGGGGAAAGCTTGTAACGATGTTCGGCACCCTTTCCTACAGGCCAGGCGACTATTTGGTCATCCCAATCGGGACGATTTACCGGCTCGTTCCGGAGGAGGAGACTAAAATCCTGTTTATCGAATCGTTCTCGCAAATTACCACCCCAAGGCGCTATCGGAATGAATATGGGCAGCTGCTTGAGCACAGCCCATTTTGCGAGCGTGACTTGAGAGGACCCGAGACTCTTGAGACTTTCTCTGAAAAAGGGGAATTTGAAGTGCTGACAAAAACGAGGGGATATTTGCACGAACATATCCTTGGCCATCACCCATTTGATGTGGTCGGGTGGGATGGTTATTTATATCCCTGGGCGTTCAATATTGAAGATTTCGAACCAATCACAGGCAGGATTCACCAGCCTCCTCCTGTGCATCAAACATTTGAGGGCCATAATTTCGTCGTTTGCTCTTTTGTGCCGCGCCTTTACGATTATCATCCAGAGGCCATACCAGCTCCGTATTTTCACAGCAATGTAAACAGTGATGAAATGCTTTATTATGTGGAAGGCAATTTCATGAGCAGGAAAGGGATCAAGGAAGGATCGATCAGTCTCCACCCGAGCGGGATTCCGCATGGGCCACACCCCGGCAAGACCGAAGCCAGCATAGGCAAAAAAGAAACGCTGGAACTGGCCGTCATGATCGATACATTCCGGCCTCTCAACGTTTTTAAGAATGCAGCGGAAATAGAGGATAATAATTATATGTTTTCATGGATTTAG
- a CDS encoding phosphotransferase produces the protein MHFAEVRHSLFSNNTIHFIASSYDIGKILNCSFLTRGLNDTYLVVTDKKKYIFRVYRKDWRKKSDILFELDAINYASCYGVSVSIPLKRRDGHWLSEIPAPEGTRYGVLFSFTKGDRPEINEENCNIIGKALGNLHNAMDAFTSQNPRSFELDLTHLLDEPADLIIPTLKNHCSDNEDTFKRIINDLRIHLQKNDNLEFGFCHGDFHNFNMHVYDQKLEVFDFDCSGFGFRAYDISVFLWNLKQNYSNLESSCWDAFMNGYLSSKNISDHNIREIAKFVTIRRIWFMGILLKNDDVWGTIWRNKSNFDTFISQLEQDAEKY, from the coding sequence ATGCATTTTGCAGAAGTGAGGCATTCACTGTTTTCAAATAACACAATTCACTTTATCGCAAGTTCATATGATATTGGAAAAATATTAAATTGTTCATTTTTAACAAGGGGATTAAACGATACCTATTTAGTTGTTACAGATAAAAAAAAGTATATTTTTCGTGTATATAGAAAGGATTGGAGGAAGAAATCAGATATTTTATTTGAACTGGATGCTATAAATTATGCCTCATGTTATGGTGTCTCTGTTTCAATACCATTAAAAAGAAGAGATGGGCATTGGCTATCTGAAATTCCTGCACCAGAGGGCACTAGGTATGGGGTTTTATTTTCTTTCACAAAAGGGGATAGACCAGAAATAAATGAAGAAAATTGCAATATAATAGGAAAAGCTTTAGGGAATCTTCATAATGCAATGGATGCTTTCACATCGCAAAATCCAAGAAGTTTTGAACTGGACCTTACCCACCTGTTAGATGAACCGGCCGATTTAATTATTCCCACTTTGAAAAATCATTGCAGTGATAATGAAGATACTTTCAAAAGAATAATCAACGATTTAAGAATACATTTACAAAAAAACGACAATCTTGAGTTCGGTTTTTGTCATGGCGATTTTCATAATTTTAATATGCATGTATATGACCAAAAATTGGAAGTTTTCGACTTCGATTGTAGTGGTTTTGGTTTCCGTGCCTATGATATCTCGGTATTTTTGTGGAATTTAAAACAAAATTATTCCAACTTAGAAAGTTCTTGCTGGGATGCCTTCATGAATGGTTATTTAAGTTCAAAGAACATCAGTGACCATAATATTAGGGAGATCGCAAAATTCGTAACCATCAGACGTATATGGTTTATGGGAATTTTATTAAAAAATGATGATGTATGGGGTACTATATGGAGAAATAAAAGTAACTTTGATACTTTCATCTCACAGTTAGAGCAAGATGCTGAGAAATATTGA
- a CDS encoding DegV family protein — protein MSKNKIAWVTDSTAYLTEELKANKDVYVVPLEIIFGEEAFEDGVTLDTKELYNRINGEKSIPKTSQPSSGKFASLFEKLKEKYDSAVAIHVSSKLSGTLSSCIAGADMAGFQVEAVDSRSMSYAITALIDKGIELQKSGLGASEIATILKDEAKNSQNYILLGNLDQFYKGGRMSGTQYLLGSILKIKPIIRINSDGAFELYEKVRSEKKAAARLVELFGEALAKNRIDHLWIMHGNVPEKASELQKSLKAAFPGLKTSIGEISSTIAVHAGEGTLAIIWQNKS, from the coding sequence ATGAGCAAAAATAAGATAGCTTGGGTTACAGACAGCACTGCGTATTTAACAGAGGAACTAAAAGCGAATAAGGATGTTTATGTGGTACCGCTTGAAATCATTTTTGGCGAAGAAGCTTTTGAGGATGGCGTCACCCTGGATACTAAGGAACTTTATAATCGGATTAATGGTGAAAAAAGCATCCCGAAAACCTCCCAGCCTTCTTCGGGAAAGTTCGCTTCCCTTTTTGAAAAACTGAAAGAAAAATACGACAGTGCGGTTGCAATTCATGTTTCTTCCAAACTTAGCGGCACCCTTTCAAGCTGTATCGCTGGTGCTGATATGGCTGGCTTTCAGGTGGAAGCCGTTGATTCTCGGTCGATGTCTTATGCCATTACTGCCTTAATTGACAAAGGGATTGAATTGCAAAAGAGTGGGCTCGGTGCTTCCGAAATTGCAACCATATTAAAAGACGAGGCTAAAAACTCGCAAAACTATATACTCCTAGGAAATCTCGATCAGTTTTACAAGGGCGGCAGAATGTCGGGAACACAGTACCTTCTAGGCAGTATCCTGAAAATAAAGCCAATTATCCGCATCAACTCTGATGGCGCGTTCGAACTTTATGAAAAGGTTAGGTCTGAAAAAAAGGCGGCAGCGAGGCTTGTCGAGCTTTTTGGAGAGGCACTGGCTAAGAATCGGATTGATCATCTGTGGATTATGCACGGGAATGTTCCTGAAAAAGCAAGCGAATTGCAAAAGTCGTTAAAAGCAGCGTTTCCCGGCCTAAAAACATCAATTGGCGAAATTAGCTCGACGATAGCTGTCCACGCGGGCGAAGGCACTTTGGCAATCATTTGGCAAAACAAATCTTGA
- a CDS encoding phosphatase PAP2 family protein: protein MKKYIDKSPYLLFLLVMPILGMVYQFLNTHPQQAVHISTAADALIPFLPIFIIPYILWYGYIFFYLVYFCFKDTKVYLKTLILIVIGELLCFLVYFFFQTVVPRPQLHGDGVFIQLVQFIYANDQPYNCFPSIHVLTTFAIMLGSRHITGKHPLNTMFIHIAGSLIIISTLFVKQHVVPDMIASMFLVSFLYGILFELYQVSVAKKTDTVLAKNK, encoded by the coding sequence ATGAAAAAGTATATTGATAAATCTCCATATTTGCTATTTTTGCTTGTCATGCCCATTCTCGGCATGGTCTATCAATTCTTGAACACTCATCCGCAGCAGGCGGTCCACATCTCAACAGCTGCTGATGCGCTGATTCCGTTTTTGCCTATATTTATTATTCCGTATATTCTTTGGTACGGGTATATATTTTTCTATCTCGTTTATTTTTGCTTCAAGGATACGAAAGTGTATTTAAAAACTCTCATTTTGATTGTGATAGGGGAGCTATTATGCTTCTTGGTTTATTTCTTTTTCCAAACTGTTGTGCCAAGGCCGCAGCTGCACGGTGACGGGGTGTTCATCCAGCTTGTCCAGTTCATCTATGCAAATGACCAGCCGTACAATTGTTTCCCGAGCATTCATGTACTGACAACTTTCGCCATTATGCTCGGTTCAAGGCATATCACTGGCAAGCACCCGTTAAACACTATGTTCATCCATATTGCCGGGTCACTGATTATTATATCGACTTTATTTGTCAAACAGCATGTCGTGCCAGATATGATTGCTTCCATGTTCCTTGTTTCATTCCTGTATGGGATCCTGTTCGAGCTTTATCAGGTATCCGTGGCAAAAAAGACCGATACGGTTCTCGCAAAAAACAAATAA
- a CDS encoding spore coat protein, with product MNQFIQNLMGMGGMTDQIIATDFLISVKSAIRNLAAIIAETTTSELREELRIQLKDAIDAHTLISAYMIDKGFYLPNDLGGQLGIDLEAVQTASALFGKQQ from the coding sequence ATGAATCAATTCATTCAGAATTTGATGGGCATGGGCGGAATGACAGATCAGATCATTGCCACAGATTTTTTAATTTCAGTCAAATCCGCGATAAGAAACCTGGCGGCCATCATTGCCGAAACAACGACATCGGAATTAAGGGAAGAGCTAAGAATACAGTTAAAGGACGCGATCGATGCCCATACGTTAATTAGTGCGTATATGATTGATAAGGGGTTTTATCTTCCCAACGACCTGGGCGGGCAGCTTGGGATTGACCTTGAAGCCGTCCAAACAGCTTCTGCCCTTTTTGGGAAACAGCAATAA
- a CDS encoding spore coat protein, whose product MNQDYLDPKYAEGMPKMADASFAMDFLLTVKTGIRNYGFAITETANPKLKSIIERQMMEAIDLHEELTKLMMEKGWLYPHEPGKQIELDIKSMDMALAIGEMELYPNDTDRLGTFATVNY is encoded by the coding sequence ATGAATCAGGATTATTTAGATCCAAAGTATGCGGAGGGCATGCCCAAAATGGCTGATGCATCCTTTGCGATGGATTTTTTGCTGACAGTCAAAACAGGGATTAGAAATTATGGATTTGCGATAACAGAGACTGCTAATCCGAAGTTGAAATCAATCATCGAGCGTCAGATGATGGAAGCCATCGATTTGCATGAAGAGCTGACCAAATTAATGATGGAAAAGGGCTGGCTGTACCCTCACGAGCCAGGCAAGCAGATAGAACTGGACATAAAATCAATGGATATGGCTTTGGCAATCGGAGAAATGGAACTTTATCCGAACGATACAGACAGGCTTGGTACTTTTGCCACGGTGAATTATTAA